The DNA segment CGCTTTGCGGTGGGTGATAGTGGGTGTACCCGGTCCAGTATTCGCGGCCATTGATCCAGCCTGCACCGCGTTGCCCGGACCATCCGCGATGCAGACTGCTGGCACGTGTGTAGGCTTCCATTTGATTAGGATCGGCGGGCAAAATGTACCCGGTCATTCCTGGTACTGCCGGCGGCATTGATCGGCTGATGAATGCACAGGTGACGTTGAACATCGTTCGTCGCCGCAGCATGTCATTGGCCGGTTCGGTTGGCGACTGTTCCAAGACGCCTAACAGGTGTTCCGAGAACGCGGCTGTGTTGCTAAGCCCGTCCGTGATGGCTTCAAATCCGACTTTGGAATTGATCCACAAGACGCCATCGGTGGGCACTCGCGTGTCATACAAAGTGCCGACGCCTGTGCCGGTGTTCATGGCATAGTTGGTGCCGGAATAGGGCTGCGTCGGACCGTTGCCTGAGAGCGATGTGACGAAGAATGTTCGATCCTGTGATTCGCTGGGGCACGACAGCGTGGGAATGGCCGTCGCCGCCGCCGTGTCGTGTGGCGACACCAACGTTCCCGGACAGCAGCCGACATTTAGCGGCCGATCAAAATGGATCATGTCCAGGACGTTGCCCTCT comes from the Rubripirellula reticaptiva genome and includes:
- a CDS encoding DUF1559 domain-containing protein; the protein is MNLSIPASIRTFHQRHGFTLVELLVVIAIIGILVGLLLPAVQSAREAARRMQCSNNLKQITLAMHNYESTHRKLPANYTIGSGTSGNFSIFAQMAPFYEEGNVLDMIHFDRPLNVGCCPGTLVSPHDTAAATAIPTLSCPSESQDRTFFVTSLSGNGPTQPYSGTNYAMNTGTGVGTLYDTRVPTDGVLWINSKVGFEAITDGLSNTAAFSEHLLGVLEQSPTEPANDMLRRRTMFNVTCAFISRSMPPAVPGMTGYILPADPNQMEAYTRASSLHRGWSGQRGAGWINGREYWTGYTHYHPPQSGIPDMQSCGWGVFGARSNHPGGVHMARCDGSVNFVNESIDLEVWRSLGTRNGHEVINEH